The proteins below are encoded in one region of Eubacterium sp. 1001713B170207_170306_E7:
- a CDS encoding glycosyltransferase family 2 protein, whose product MDYKKISIIIPVYNAELYLKKCIDSVINQTYQNLEIILINDGSRDQSSKICLEYARKDNRIIFIDFKRNRGQSYARNVGIKKSNGYYLGFVDSDDWIDLGMYTYLINLIQTTNSDIAKIENLKVSKEKVNQKYKKEKITIYKNGQILKRFLLDDDYTLCNKIYKRSLFKNIEFETGIIYEDMIPLYKIMKKCQTMAKSNQIKYFYRIMDGSTTVSCFKKKDLALLNECQKMVDLSASETTEIQKLTTVRLNRSYLSLLAKIGKYGYDESIPDQEIENYIEIFRNKIKQNMKELLISKIPVSRKIVAILVSINKNLYFKIFRLYNKIRF is encoded by the coding sequence ATGGATTACAAAAAAATTAGCATCATCATACCAGTATATAATGCGGAATTGTATTTAAAGAAATGTATAGATTCTGTAATTAATCAAACCTATCAAAATTTAGAGATAATACTTATAAATGATGGATCGAGAGATCAATCATCTAAAATATGTTTAGAATATGCTCGGAAAGATAATCGAATAATTTTTATAGATTTTAAAAGAAATCGTGGACAAAGTTACGCTCGAAATGTTGGAATTAAAAAAAGCAATGGATATTATTTAGGATTTGTCGATAGTGATGATTGGATTGATTTGGGTATGTACACTTATTTGATTAATCTTATACAAACAACAAATAGTGATATTGCAAAAATAGAAAACTTAAAAGTATCAAAAGAAAAAGTAAATCAAAAATATAAAAAAGAAAAAATTACTATTTATAAAAATGGACAGATTCTAAAAAGATTTTTATTAGATGATGACTATACTCTTTGTAATAAGATATACAAACGAAGTTTATTTAAAAATATAGAGTTTGAAACTGGTATAATTTATGAGGACATGATTCCTTTATATAAAATTATGAAGAAGTGTCAAACGATGGCTAAAAGTAATCAGATTAAGTATTTTTATAGAATAATGGATGGTAGCACAACCGTAAGTTGCTTTAAGAAAAAAGATTTGGCTTTACTGAATGAATGTCAGAAAATGGTGGATTTATCAGCAAGTGAAACAACAGAGATACAAAAGCTAACAACGGTTAGGCTTAACAGGTCATATCTTTCTCTTTTAGCTAAAATTGGAAAGTATGGTTATGACGAAAGCATTCCAGATCAAGAGATTGAAAATTATATTGAAATATTTAGAAATAAAATAAAACAAAATATGAAAGAATTATTAATTTCTAAAATACCTGTATCCAGAAAAATTGTAGCAATACTAGTCAGTATTAATAAAAACTTATATTTTAAGATATTTAGACTATACAATAAAATCAGGTTTTAA
- a CDS encoding glycosyltransferase, protein MILISVIVPVYKVEKYIEKCIQTIRKQTFKNLEIILVDDGSPDQCPEICDYYAKKDSRIKVIHKKNGGLSEARNSGLEVMTGEYVAFIDSDDYISSNYIFDLYETIREEKADIVSCNYYQLDENHHKLKYRKKITNSPQKKFNNIDAIKDILLTNSINDVITCNKLYKSDLFLKYNIRFPVGKIHEDNFTTYKLFYQAKKIVYIEKPLYYYRRRNDSITANYFSLKRLDMLEAATETKEFIKNYMPNLLSYAEANYMVSEIIILNLLVSDKKNKSENIKIWKSIKNDLLSNSANYFFNKHVRLKQKIYLFFILAGFDTYYLFRKIFFGN, encoded by the coding sequence ATGATTTTAATTAGTGTAATTGTACCGGTTTATAAGGTTGAAAAATATATTGAAAAATGTATACAAACAATTAGAAAACAAACATTTAAAAATTTGGAAATTATTTTAGTTGATGATGGTTCACCAGATCAATGTCCTGAAATTTGCGATTATTATGCTAAAAAAGATTCAAGAATAAAAGTAATACATAAAAAAAATGGTGGCCTTTCAGAAGCACGAAATTCAGGATTAGAAGTTATGACTGGTGAATATGTAGCATTTATCGATAGTGATGATTATATTTCCTCAAATTATATTTTTGATTTATATGAAACTATAAGGGAAGAAAAGGCGGATATTGTTTCATGCAATTACTATCAATTAGATGAGAATCATCATAAATTAAAATATAGAAAAAAAATTACAAATTCTCCCCAAAAAAAATTTAATAATATAGATGCCATAAAAGACATTTTGTTAACAAATAGTATTAATGATGTTATAACATGTAATAAATTATACAAAAGTGATCTCTTTTTAAAATACAACATTCGTTTTCCGGTTGGAAAAATTCATGAAGATAATTTTACAACTTATAAACTATTTTATCAAGCAAAAAAAATAGTTTATATAGAAAAACCTCTTTATTATTATCGGAGACGTAATGATAGTATCACTGCTAATTATTTTAGTCTAAAAAGACTTGATATGTTAGAGGCAGCAACAGAAACAAAAGAATTTATTAAAAATTATATGCCAAATCTATTATCATATGCAGAAGCTAATTATATGGTTTCAGAAATAATAATTTTGAATTTACTAGTTTCTGATAAAAAAAATAAAAGTGAAAATATAAAAATTTGGAAATCTATTAAGAATGATTTACTTAGCAATTCTGCTAACTATTTTTTCAACAAACATGTTAGATTAAAGCAAAAAATATACTTGTTTTTTATTTTAGCAGGATTTGATACATACTATTTATTTAGAAAAATATTTTTCGGTAATTAA
- a CDS encoding O-antigen ligase family protein, producing MIDKIVFGKISKLILALCVISLISCLIADRYINMSFVFSYIIWLGLFLLISVNTYTKKEINYLCNCYILGALIITFLIFKQNVNYESFSSRLTIQLKNGDLADPNMLALFLVVPCILSFINILCIKKKSLKIVYCISSIVIILGIFFTGSRGSIIAITIGLIFIFYEFYLKGNPNALKLIFKVLLILSLILVLFFIIKFYLPQDVYKRIFVSSYNDMSNQIRIERWLYGLRAMKESPVFGYGFQDNLDVLERIVGVYSSPHNSFIVIWMEFGTIGLILLLFLLGYYLYQFKIREYWSCFGVLIGLIICFFLVDATLSYMFWFNLILFAIIINYCQKNNVIFIEMFED from the coding sequence ATGATAGATAAAATTGTGTTTGGAAAAATTAGTAAACTTATCTTAGCTTTATGTGTGATAAGTTTAATATCTTGTTTAATAGCAGATCGATATATAAACATGTCTTTTGTTTTTAGTTACATTATTTGGCTCGGATTATTTCTTTTGATTTCAGTTAATACTTATACTAAAAAAGAAATAAATTATCTATGTAATTGTTATATCTTAGGAGCGTTAATTATAACTTTTTTAATCTTTAAACAAAATGTTAACTATGAAAGTTTTTCTAGTAGGCTAACAATTCAGTTGAAAAATGGAGATCTAGCAGATCCTAATATGCTTGCTTTATTTTTAGTAGTTCCTTGTATTTTGTCTTTCATAAATATCTTATGCATAAAAAAAAAGAGTTTAAAGATTGTTTATTGCATCAGTTCAATTGTTATTATTTTAGGGATTTTTTTTACAGGATCAAGGGGGTCGATAATAGCTATAACTATAGGATTAATATTTATTTTTTATGAATTTTATCTAAAAGGGAATCCAAATGCGCTAAAGTTAATTTTTAAAGTGTTATTGATACTGAGTTTGATTTTGGTATTATTTTTTATTATAAAATTCTATTTGCCCCAAGATGTCTATAAAAGAATTTTTGTATCATCATATAATGATATGAGTAACCAAATAAGAATAGAACGTTGGCTCTATGGTTTAAGGGCTATGAAAGAATCACCGGTATTCGGCTATGGCTTTCAAGATAATTTAGACGTATTAGAACGTATAGTAGGAGTTTACTCATCACCGCATAATTCATTTATTGTGATTTGGATGGAATTTGGAACGATAGGTTTAATCTTGCTGCTTTTTTTACTAGGATATTATTTATATCAATTCAAAATTAGGGAATATTGGTCATGTTTTGGGGTTTTAATAGGTCTAATAATTTGCTTTTTTTTAGTTGATGCAACGCTTAGTTATATGTTCTGGTTTAATCTTATACTATTCGCTATTATTATTAATTATTGCCAAAAAAACAATGTTATATTTATAGAAATGTTTGAGGACTAA
- a CDS encoding oligosaccharide flippase family protein — translation MRKNKLLIKNTIMLYVLQFSNYFFSFITVPYQTRVLGPEFYGKIGLATALMVYFQLFTDFGFILSATEEVALNRENKKIISKVYTSVTVLKIIFGFFSFAVMLILCTIFTKFREDSLLYFLYLAGTVINSFLPDYLYRGLERMSDITYRTLFTKGLFTILIFIFLKKPEDYIVVPILIGIGNLIAVFWSNWHIQNRLKIRFLKINKTDIGITFKKSASFFLSRIMSTLYTATNTVILGMIGNNSSLVGYYTASDKLITTGKSALSPISDSVYPYMVKNKDFKLIKKMLKIFMPVICIGTIIIFIFAKEICVIIFGSEFSESGNILRALLPLAIITLPNYLFGFPTLSAMGLAKEANRSIYFSTTIHLFNLCIFYFCGWLNVYTLAILSSVADGLCLLYRLFIVWKNKDLMKVN, via the coding sequence GTGAGAAAAAATAAATTACTTATTAAAAATACTATAATGTTATATGTATTGCAGTTTTCAAACTATTTTTTTAGCTTTATAACTGTACCATATCAAACAAGAGTTTTGGGGCCAGAGTTTTATGGAAAAATAGGATTAGCCACTGCTCTAATGGTTTATTTTCAATTATTTACGGATTTTGGGTTTATTCTTTCTGCTACAGAGGAGGTAGCATTAAATCGTGAAAATAAGAAGATAATTTCAAAAGTATATACATCAGTAACTGTTTTAAAAATAATTTTTGGTTTCTTTTCGTTTGCTGTTATGCTGATACTATGCACTATTTTCACTAAATTCAGAGAGGACAGTTTACTTTATTTTCTGTATCTTGCCGGAACGGTTATAAATTCTTTTTTGCCTGATTATTTATACAGAGGGTTAGAAAGAATGTCTGATATAACTTATAGAACACTGTTTACTAAAGGATTATTTACAATTTTAATATTTATATTTTTAAAAAAGCCCGAAGATTATATTGTGGTTCCGATTTTGATCGGAATAGGGAACTTGATTGCGGTTTTTTGGTCAAATTGGCATATACAAAATCGGCTTAAGATTCGATTTTTAAAAATTAATAAAACCGATATAGGTATAACTTTTAAAAAATCAGCTTCCTTTTTTTTATCAAGGATTATGTCAACACTTTATACCGCAACAAATACAGTGATTTTGGGCATGATTGGTAATAACAGTTCTTTGGTAGGATATTACACGGCTTCGGATAAATTAATAACAACAGGAAAAAGTGCCCTGTCACCTATTTCAGATAGTGTTTATCCATATATGGTAAAAAATAAAGACTTTAAACTAATAAAAAAAATGCTCAAAATTTTTATGCCAGTTATCTGTATTGGTACAATAATCATTTTTATCTTTGCCAAAGAAATATGTGTCATCATATTTGGTTCAGAGTTTTCTGAATCAGGAAATATTTTGAGAGCACTTTTACCATTAGCAATCATAACGTTGCCGAATTATTTGTTTGGTTTTCCAACGCTAAGTGCCATGGGATTGGCAAAAGAGGCTAATCGTTCGATCTATTTTAGTACAACGATTCATTTGTTTAATTTATGTATTTTTTATTTTTGCGGTTGGTTGAATGTATATACATTGGCTATTCTGAGTTCAGTGGCAGATGGTTTATGCTTATTATATCGACTGTTTATTGTTTGGAAAAATAAAGATCTAATGAAGGTTAATTAG
- a CDS encoding aminotransferase class I/II-fold pyridoxal phosphate-dependent enzyme, whose protein sequence is MQAIILAAGMGKRLKELTDGNTKCMVKVNGVSMIERMLSQLDSLSLERIVIVVGYRGQQLINYIQTLSVNTRIEYVNNEIYDKTNNIYSLYMAKEYLLEDDTLLLESDLIFEDALLEKIIEDPYPSLALVAKYESWMDGTVVTLGEDRSIKQFLGKKEFVFEDIPKYYKTVNIYKFSQSFSETHYVPFLEAYCKALGHNEYYEQVLKVITLLERPEIKALPLENEIWYEIDDIQDLDIAESIFATEEAHLQKFQKRFGGYWRYPHMLDFCYLVNPFFPNQKLLDEIKANFDRLISEYPSGMEVNSLLAAKYFGLHKDQICIGNGAAELIKSLMEMIDGKLGIVMPTFEEYPNRRDEKDLEIFIPDNQDFSYGVSNLKKYFDTKNISALSVINPDNPSGNYIPKDDLIDLIEWGKNKNIKIIIDESFVDFSDEENSSLLDETVIEKYPNLIVIKSISKSFGVPGLRLGVLATSDRTIIEKIKKDVSIWNINSFAEFYMQICEKYKNDYQDGLKNFRETRKKFLDKLANLKGIRIVPTQANFVLCELISGVHSKELSKQLLAQKNILIKDISSKKGLNGGQYIRLAIRNDKDNRVLLMALSELINNK, encoded by the coding sequence ATGCAAGCAATAATCCTAGCAGCAGGTATGGGAAAACGCCTGAAAGAATTAACCGATGGTAATACAAAGTGTATGGTAAAAGTAAACGGCGTGTCAATGATTGAACGGATGCTTTCTCAATTAGACAGCCTTAGCCTTGAGCGAATTGTCATTGTTGTCGGATATCGCGGACAGCAGCTAATCAACTATATTCAAACGTTATCGGTCAACACGCGAATTGAGTATGTGAATAATGAAATTTATGACAAAACAAACAATATTTATTCACTTTACATGGCGAAAGAATATCTATTGGAAGATGACACACTTTTGTTGGAATCCGATTTGATTTTTGAGGACGCACTCCTTGAAAAAATCATTGAAGATCCTTATCCAAGTTTAGCGCTTGTCGCTAAATACGAGAGCTGGATGGATGGAACAGTTGTTACATTGGGTGAGGACAGAAGCATAAAACAGTTTCTTGGTAAAAAAGAATTTGTATTTGAGGATATTCCTAAATATTATAAAACAGTGAATATCTATAAGTTTAGCCAGTCTTTTTCAGAAACACATTACGTCCCTTTTTTGGAAGCTTATTGTAAAGCTTTAGGACATAATGAGTATTATGAACAGGTCTTAAAGGTTATTACCCTTTTAGAAAGGCCTGAAATTAAAGCATTACCGCTGGAAAATGAAATTTGGTATGAAATTGATGATATTCAGGATTTAGATATAGCAGAATCCATTTTTGCGACCGAAGAAGCTCATTTACAGAAATTTCAAAAGCGATTTGGCGGTTATTGGCGATATCCTCACATGCTGGATTTTTGTTATTTGGTTAATCCCTTTTTTCCAAATCAGAAATTATTAGATGAGATAAAGGCTAACTTTGACCGTTTAATCAGCGAATATCCATCGGGCATGGAAGTCAATAGTTTGCTTGCCGCAAAATATTTTGGGCTTCATAAAGATCAAATATGCATTGGTAACGGTGCTGCTGAGCTAATCAAGTCACTTATGGAAATGATTGATGGAAAACTTGGAATTGTAATGCCGACTTTTGAAGAATACCCGAACCGACGAGATGAAAAAGATCTTGAAATATTTATTCCTGATAATCAAGATTTTTCATATGGTGTTAGTAATTTAAAAAAATATTTTGATACAAAAAATATATCGGCCCTTTCAGTTATTAACCCAGATAACCCGTCAGGAAACTATATTCCTAAAGATGACTTAATCGATTTAATCGAGTGGGGAAAGAATAAAAATATTAAAATTATTATCGATGAATCTTTTGTCGATTTTTCGGACGAAGAAAACAGTTCATTGCTTGATGAAACAGTCATTGAAAAGTATCCTAATTTGATCGTCATCAAAAGTATTTCTAAATCTTTTGGTGTTCCAGGCTTACGATTAGGCGTTTTGGCTACATCGGATCGCACTATAATAGAAAAAATAAAAAAAGATGTTTCTATTTGGAATATTAATTCATTTGCAGAATTTTATATGCAGATTTGTGAAAAATATAAAAACGATTATCAAGATGGATTAAAAAATTTCCGAGAAACAAGAAAAAAATTTCTTGATAAATTGGCTAATCTTAAAGGTATAAGAATAGTTCCTACCCAAGCTAATTTTGTTTTATGTGAATTAATAAGTGGCGTTCATTCGAAAGAATTGAGCAAACAGTTATTAGCACAAAAAAACATATTAATAAAGGATATTTCTAGTAAAAAAGGTCTTAATGGAGGACAGTACATCCGTTTAGCAATTAGAAACGATAAAGACAATCGTGTATTACTAATGGCTTTGAGTGAACTGATAAATAACAAATGA
- a CDS encoding ornithine cyclodeaminase gives MKIISHNEIIKLKISWKEIFNWVETIITQKNEMILPPKLSMKMEEGVFYNTMPSILPLYNIAGVKVVSRYPQRVPSLDSQILLYDLNTGKCKALLDGNFITAVRTGAVAVYSIKTFAKKDFKTIGIIGLGNTSRATIQMLLEIYKDNNFTFNLYRYKGQHLSFKERFKNYANVKWEIYDTYHEVISKSDVVISAVTYTNDDLAKEENYRPGCLVIPIHTRGFKNCDLFFDKVYADDEEHVKGFEFFDRFKYFSEVTDVALGKMEGRINNEERIIVYNIGISLHDIFIANKIYEISNKNSEIALNPPKEKFWI, from the coding sequence ATGAAAATAATCAGTCATAATGAAATAATTAAATTAAAAATTAGTTGGAAAGAAATTTTCAATTGGGTAGAAACCATTATTACACAGAAAAATGAAATGATTTTACCACCCAAATTAAGTATGAAGATGGAAGAAGGTGTTTTTTATAATACAATGCCTTCAATCTTACCTTTATACAATATCGCTGGTGTAAAAGTCGTCAGCCGCTATCCTCAGAGAGTACCATCACTAGATAGTCAAATTTTGCTTTATGATTTAAATACTGGAAAATGTAAAGCATTGTTAGATGGGAATTTCATAACGGCTGTAAGAACAGGAGCAGTTGCAGTATATTCAATTAAGACTTTTGCTAAAAAAGATTTTAAAACGATAGGTATCATTGGTCTAGGAAATACATCAAGGGCTACAATACAAATGTTGTTAGAAATTTATAAAGATAATAATTTTACTTTTAATCTATATCGCTATAAGGGTCAACACCTATCATTTAAAGAAAGATTTAAAAATTATGCAAATGTAAAATGGGAAATATATGATACTTATCATGAAGTAATTTCAAAAAGTGACGTTGTTATCTCGGCAGTTACTTATACAAACGACGATTTAGCAAAAGAAGAAAACTACAGACCGGGATGTCTGGTGATTCCAATACATACGCGAGGGTTTAAAAATTGCGACTTATTTTTTGACAAAGTATATGCAGATGATGAAGAACATGTAAAAGGGTTTGAGTTTTTTGATAGATTTAAATATTTTTCAGAAGTAACGGATGTTGCATTAGGAAAAATGGAAGGCCGTATTAATAATGAAGAACGCATTATAGTATATAATATTGGTATATCACTACATGATATTTTTATAGCGAATAAAATATATGAAATCAGTAATAAAAATAGTGAAATAGCCCTTAATCCACCAAAAGAAAAATTTTGGATATAA
- a CDS encoding phage antirepressor KilAC domain-containing protein, with amino-acid sequence MAAAIFTQTFESALFGRIRTLVEQETAGGQEAREWLVAADVCAALGYSRDASNIVRRHVNPADTSKRRISDANGHPQSMLVVNESGLYALIFGSTRPEAQSFKHYVTAVILPSIRRHGAYMEEEVMDRVQDDPEAMRELMAMLRAETAKNRVLSAKLSQLENRVRELKPAAAFGEAITASEGSISMGDMAKLLRQNGVNIGRNRLFIKLRDGGFLSTQQGSWNKPLQWTMELGYFEIEEGSFRKPVGKDGRTLWSVTRVTPRGQACLVDWFLTWDKEGRP; translated from the coding sequence ATGGCCGCGGCAATTTTTACCCAGACCTTTGAGAGCGCGCTTTTCGGCAGAATCCGCACGCTGGTGGAGCAGGAGACCGCCGGAGGTCAGGAGGCCCGGGAATGGCTGGTGGCTGCCGATGTGTGCGCCGCCCTGGGCTACAGTCGGGACGCTTCCAACATTGTAAGGCGCCATGTCAACCCGGCAGATACGTCGAAACGGCGGATCTCCGACGCCAACGGGCATCCCCAGAGCATGCTGGTCGTCAACGAGAGCGGCCTGTACGCCCTGATCTTTGGCAGCACACGCCCGGAGGCCCAGAGCTTTAAGCACTATGTGACCGCCGTTATTCTGCCCAGTATCCGCCGGCATGGCGCCTATATGGAGGAAGAGGTCATGGACCGGGTGCAGGACGATCCCGAGGCTATGCGGGAGCTGATGGCCATGCTGAGGGCCGAGACGGCTAAGAACAGGGTATTGAGCGCGAAGCTCAGCCAGCTGGAAAACAGGGTCCGGGAGCTAAAGCCCGCCGCGGCCTTTGGCGAGGCCATCACCGCCTCGGAGGGCAGTATCTCCATGGGGGACATGGCAAAGCTACTGCGCCAGAACGGCGTGAACATCGGGCGGAACCGCCTGTTCATAAAGCTGCGGGACGGCGGCTTCTTAAGCACCCAGCAAGGCAGCTGGAACAAGCCGCTGCAATGGACCATGGAGCTCGGCTATTTTGAGATCGAGGAGGGCTCTTTTAGAAAGCCTGTGGGTAAGGACGGCCGGACGCTCTGGTCGGTGACCCGTGTAACACCCCGGGGGCAGGCCTGTCTGGTGGACTGGTTTTTAACCTGGGATAAGGAGGGAAGGCCATAA
- a CDS encoding sigma-70 family RNA polymerase sigma factor — MKDEKYRALDEWVRKAGQGDQTAREMLLMSFKPLILTIVKQYVYDPADYEDACQDAACVFLEAAHDFEPDARVYFQVFVRSRLTHYFKKRREGRFDRSVTPEESLDREINKEGGAIALIELILDEKTDVEALCLYREQNRRLLEAYAQLPPRQKAAFQYFFLQKGTLAELARAEGVSPSVMSRACRSALEKLRKAVKA; from the coding sequence TTGAAGGATGAAAAATACCGCGCCCTGGACGAATGGGTGCGCAAAGCCGGCCAGGGCGACCAGACCGCCAGGGAAATGCTGCTCATGAGCTTTAAGCCGCTGATTCTGACCATCGTAAAACAGTATGTGTACGATCCGGCGGATTACGAGGATGCCTGCCAGGACGCGGCCTGTGTTTTTCTGGAGGCCGCCCATGATTTTGAGCCGGACGCCCGGGTTTATTTTCAGGTGTTTGTCCGCTCAAGACTCACCCATTACTTTAAAAAGCGGCGCGAGGGGCGCTTTGACCGGTCTGTCACGCCGGAGGAATCGCTGGACCGTGAGATCAATAAGGAGGGCGGCGCCATTGCCCTCATCGAGCTGATTTTAGATGAAAAAACAGACGTGGAGGCGCTCTGCCTTTACAGGGAGCAAAACCGGCGGCTGCTCGAGGCCTATGCGCAGCTGCCGCCGCGCCAGAAGGCTGCCTTTCAATACTTTTTTCTGCAGAAGGGGACGCTTGCCGAGCTGGCAAGGGCGGAGGGCGTGAGCCCGTCTGTGATGAGCAGGGCCTGCCGGAGCGCCCTTGAAAAGCTCCGAAAAGCGGTTAAAGCTTAG
- a CDS encoding DUF2922 domain-containing protein: MAATTSKDLTIYFQRADGKEFKITIPDYKEGITDAEVKTGAQAIVDQGAFLPDGFGLVKVTGAVRTDTTKTDVVIEEAA, encoded by the coding sequence ATGGCAGCAACAACCAGCAAGGATTTAACCATCTATTTTCAGCGCGCGGACGGGAAGGAGTTTAAGATCACCATTCCCGATTACAAGGAGGGCATCACCGATGCCGAGGTCAAGACAGGGGCTCAGGCCATTGTGGACCAGGGCGCTTTCTTACCCGACGGCTTTGGCCTGGTCAAGGTAACCGGGGCGGTGAGAACCGACACCACCAAGACCGATGTGGTCATTGAGGAGGCCGCGTAA
- a CDS encoding D-Ala-D-Ala carboxypeptidase family metallohydrolase, translating into MERLKRPLAVGLVLVCAAVSLVFLGSLAAKSPQNTQIPEQPAIRPTAPEEPEKPPEPDFSTPQGEAGVPPDSAGTETPAVMATPHFAMSEYRCDCPGYCDGWPCEMAPQLLEKLEALRCSFGQPVIITSGVRCEARNEEVGGVSWSFHKRGCAADLYCPGVAVGDLAAGAEDCGLNVLPYYHSGYIHVEI; encoded by the coding sequence ATGGAAAGATTGAAAAGACCCCTTGCCGTCGGACTGGTCCTGGTGTGCGCGGCGGTTTCGCTGGTGTTTTTGGGAAGCCTTGCCGCTAAAAGCCCTCAAAACACTCAAATACCGGAGCAGCCGGCAATACGGCCAACGGCTCCGGAAGAACCGGAAAAGCCCCCAGAACCAGATTTTTCAACGCCTCAGGGGGAGGCGGGCGTTCCGCCGGACAGTGCCGGGACAGAGACGCCGGCTGTGATGGCCACGCCCCACTTTGCCATGTCGGAATACCGATGCGACTGCCCGGGCTACTGTGACGGCTGGCCCTGCGAAATGGCGCCGCAGCTTTTAGAGAAGCTCGAAGCCCTGCGCTGTTCTTTCGGGCAGCCTGTCATCATCACCTCGGGCGTGCGGTGTGAGGCCCGCAACGAGGAGGTCGGAGGCGTCAGCTGGTCCTTTCACAAGCGGGGCTGCGCCGCGGATTTGTACTGCCCGGGCGTGGCTGTGGGCGATCTGGCCGCCGGGGCAGAGGACTGCGGGCTCAATGTGCTGCCCTATTACCACAGCGGCTATATCCATGTGGAAATCTGA
- a CDS encoding nitroreductase family protein yields the protein MNEIFNRASVRVFKDAPVEKEKIEMLLKAAMQAPSAGNQRPWEFIVVEDKKTLEQLSETDPYAKFVAKVPAAIVALGNTNEMRFPEHWEQDMAAACENILLEAVSQELGAVWLGVAPLKERMDHITKVFELPENIRPYAILPFGYAKRPYEVESRYEEDRVHYEKY from the coding sequence ATGAACGAGATTTTTAACCGCGCCAGCGTGCGGGTTTTTAAGGACGCACCGGTCGAAAAGGAAAAAATAGAAATGCTGTTAAAGGCCGCCATGCAGGCGCCGTCAGCAGGAAACCAGCGGCCCTGGGAATTTATTGTGGTCGAGGATAAAAAGACACTGGAGCAGCTGTCCGAAACCGATCCCTACGCCAAATTTGTGGCCAAGGTGCCAGCCGCCATCGTGGCGCTGGGCAATACCAATGAAATGCGCTTTCCTGAGCACTGGGAGCAGGATATGGCCGCTGCCTGCGAAAACATTCTCTTAGAGGCTGTGAGCCAGGAGCTGGGTGCGGTATGGCTGGGCGTGGCCCCACTTAAGGAGCGCATGGACCACATCACAAAGGTCTTTGAGCTGCCGGAGAACATCCGCCCCTATGCCATTCTTCCCTTTGGCTACGCCAAACGGCCCTATGAGGTGGAATCGCGGTACGAAGAAGACCGGGTGCATTATGAAAAATATTAA